A single region of the Diadema setosum chromosome 14, eeDiaSeto1, whole genome shotgun sequence genome encodes:
- the LOC140237669 gene encoding uncharacterized protein isoform X1, with protein sequence MSGPLYLHVDLVKDYQDAAAWLSTASEECQKTTCVDLSTMIAGCDNCLALINELKNREENSFRKSALEQLSISLCNSSRILHTKRTKVDSSNHGSQHTPAHVKGEKGNEHWQTKRRAVIEDTIIQQGNISFRDVAGLAEAKETLREAIVMPIEYPQLFTGGLKPWKRVLLYGPPGTGKSRLAQAVSSEIHSTFYCVSSADLISSWVGESEKIIRELFQHAIQQTGRSVIFIDEIDSICRSRSSSEEEHTRRVKTELLRQMEGADNAAAVEKIFLLCATNRPWELDSAFLRRFQKRIYIPLPDSNARRDILKIHTKSSGIKFSEGELQLFAASTEGYSGSDLSNLILSAMYEPVREVQKATHWFETEDGLFTPCSSSALNAIEKSLTGLPPDLVRPRQLTIEDFLKALSSCHSTISHAELDRFTEFTEKYGHCG encoded by the exons ATGCAGCAGCCTG GTTATCAACAGCATCTGAAGAGTGTCAAAAGACAACTTGTGTGGATTTGAGCACCATGATTGCTGGATGTGACAACTGCCTAGCCCTGATCAATGAGCTGAAGAACCGGGAGGAGAATAGTTTCAGAAAG AGTGCTCTAGAGCAGCTGAGTATTAGTCTATGCAATTCTTCTCGGATACTTCACACCAAGAGAACCAAGGTGGACAGCAGTAATCATGGCAGCCAGCATACTCCTGCTCATGTGAAAG GGGAAAAAGGTAATGAACACTGGCAAACTAAGCGAAGAGCAGTCATAGAAGACACTATTATCCAGCAAGGGAACATCAGCTTCAGAGATGTGGCTGGCCTTGCTGAGGCTAAGGAGACACTAAGAGAAGCCATAGTGATGCCCATAGAATACCCACAGCTCTTCACAG GGGGACTTAAACCATGGAAGCGAGTTCTGCTGTATGGACCACCTGGAACAGGCAAATCGCGACTTGCCCAAGCTGTGTCTAGTGAAATTCACTCTACCTTCTACTGTGTCTCCAGTGCTGACCTCATATCTAGCTGGGTTGGAGAGAGTGAAAA AATTATCAGAGAACTGTTTCAGCACGCAATACAGCAGACAGGAAGATCA GTGATATTCATCGATGAAATTGATAGTATATGCCGAAGCCGTAGCTCATCGGAGGAAGAGCACACGAGGCGGGTGAAGACTGAACTGCTGAGGCAGATGGAAGGTGCCGATAATGCTGCTGCTGTGGAGAAGATTTTTCTCCTGTGTGCTACGAACCGTCCTTGGGAGTTGGACTCTGCATTCCTGAGGCGCTTCCAGAAGAGAATCTACATTCCTCTGCCGGACAG CAATGCTAGGAGGGACATCCTCAAGATTCACACCAAATCTTCAGGCATTAAATTCTCTGAGGGAGAGCTGCAGCTCTTCGCTGCCAGCACAGAGGGATACTCTGGCAGCGACTTGTCTAACCTGATCCTGTCAGCCATGTATGAACCTGTTCGGGAAGTTCAGAAAGCTACCCACTGGTTTGAGACAGAAG ACGGACTGTTTACCCCATGCAGTTCGagtgcattgaatgccattGAGAAATCATTGACTGGACTTCCACCAGATCTAGTGCGCCCACGTCAGCTTACCATCGAGGACTTCCTGAAGGCCCTGTCATCTTGCCATAGCACCATCAGTCATGCCGAGCTGGACAGATTTACAGAGTTCACTGAAAAGTATGGACACTGTGGATAA
- the LOC140237669 gene encoding uncharacterized protein isoform X2 encodes MIAGCDNCLALINELKNREENSFRKSALEQLSISLCNSSRILHTKRTKVDSSNHGSQHTPAHVKGEKGNEHWQTKRRAVIEDTIIQQGNISFRDVAGLAEAKETLREAIVMPIEYPQLFTGGLKPWKRVLLYGPPGTGKSRLAQAVSSEIHSTFYCVSSADLISSWVGESEKIIRELFQHAIQQTGRSVIFIDEIDSICRSRSSSEEEHTRRVKTELLRQMEGADNAAAVEKIFLLCATNRPWELDSAFLRRFQKRIYIPLPDSNARRDILKIHTKSSGIKFSEGELQLFAASTEGYSGSDLSNLILSAMYEPVREVQKATHWFETEDGLFTPCSSSALNAIEKSLTGLPPDLVRPRQLTIEDFLKALSSCHSTISHAELDRFTEFTEKYGHCG; translated from the exons ATGATTGCTGGATGTGACAACTGCCTAGCCCTGATCAATGAGCTGAAGAACCGGGAGGAGAATAGTTTCAGAAAG AGTGCTCTAGAGCAGCTGAGTATTAGTCTATGCAATTCTTCTCGGATACTTCACACCAAGAGAACCAAGGTGGACAGCAGTAATCATGGCAGCCAGCATACTCCTGCTCATGTGAAAG GGGAAAAAGGTAATGAACACTGGCAAACTAAGCGAAGAGCAGTCATAGAAGACACTATTATCCAGCAAGGGAACATCAGCTTCAGAGATGTGGCTGGCCTTGCTGAGGCTAAGGAGACACTAAGAGAAGCCATAGTGATGCCCATAGAATACCCACAGCTCTTCACAG GGGGACTTAAACCATGGAAGCGAGTTCTGCTGTATGGACCACCTGGAACAGGCAAATCGCGACTTGCCCAAGCTGTGTCTAGTGAAATTCACTCTACCTTCTACTGTGTCTCCAGTGCTGACCTCATATCTAGCTGGGTTGGAGAGAGTGAAAA AATTATCAGAGAACTGTTTCAGCACGCAATACAGCAGACAGGAAGATCA GTGATATTCATCGATGAAATTGATAGTATATGCCGAAGCCGTAGCTCATCGGAGGAAGAGCACACGAGGCGGGTGAAGACTGAACTGCTGAGGCAGATGGAAGGTGCCGATAATGCTGCTGCTGTGGAGAAGATTTTTCTCCTGTGTGCTACGAACCGTCCTTGGGAGTTGGACTCTGCATTCCTGAGGCGCTTCCAGAAGAGAATCTACATTCCTCTGCCGGACAG CAATGCTAGGAGGGACATCCTCAAGATTCACACCAAATCTTCAGGCATTAAATTCTCTGAGGGAGAGCTGCAGCTCTTCGCTGCCAGCACAGAGGGATACTCTGGCAGCGACTTGTCTAACCTGATCCTGTCAGCCATGTATGAACCTGTTCGGGAAGTTCAGAAAGCTACCCACTGGTTTGAGACAGAAG ACGGACTGTTTACCCCATGCAGTTCGagtgcattgaatgccattGAGAAATCATTGACTGGACTTCCACCAGATCTAGTGCGCCCACGTCAGCTTACCATCGAGGACTTCCTGAAGGCCCTGTCATCTTGCCATAGCACCATCAGTCATGCCGAGCTGGACAGATTTACAGAGTTCACTGAAAAGTATGGACACTGTGGATAA